Proteins from a single region of Oncorhynchus tshawytscha isolate Ot180627B linkage group LG03, Otsh_v2.0, whole genome shotgun sequence:
- the LOC121841332 gene encoding arginine-glutamic acid dipeptide repeats protein-like isoform X1 produces MDTLRMLLTLLRHLLPLSPSPNLPYSAPTPSGLGPNHVRPANYSSSNQTLATPLSPLLSPSTNQMGGFPSYPPGSSSGANMSLPGSGVSPGCRPSPFHSTLNSHAPFSGPYHSNGNSGNNLVPTNSNSNSSSGSSHTNSLSQSLSPQNASKGPPPLSNPGNNNGTSGPGCSSSLPRDGHSDSSTGPPPPPVIKEEPIEEREESESPPPVLRSPSPEPKPVDIPIHASQSARFHRVLDRGSGNSCARSDVLFVPLDGSKLWKKRNEVIERARREVEQRARDLREKERERERERDLERHLQQQKDNNNANIQRQGSSLFFPSSSILLDPNSSSSNPGSHPQPHPQQHHSHPHPHAHLHHSHLHPSLSQHIPHSLLMQSMGGSTVVGPQGALGIGLGGPYLGPDTPALRTLSEYARPHAMSPLGASRQHQHPHVHHHGHPHGHPHVHPSFFLPQFQNHALAHPHHMPADAATAAAILGFLYGGSMEGGPGGHGGGHGGMGGAGLGGMGFPHAVAAHRERMKPGFEFKSEDRVYQPGSLGDPTALALAHSHSHAHAHAHAHSLLLGGGGGGEVAIYGTPPPQAPPPPPPPLQNPALAPVSRLPNPPPAPQSLSNPPAFSLLPPSLPSHPAPAPAPPPPVPVAAPLPAPPPPSSNPVSSLHHPAPHSFPSSLPPSHPPPAPAPVTAPPETYPPLTRSPTTSERERSGERERERERDRAGLPAGGERGRERERERERERERGGSNGSGGSGGSGGGGTGGEIPGRLQMLNVTPHHHQHSHIHSHLHLHQQDTAAGGVHPLMDPLASGSPLARLPYPGAALGTPILAHPLTESEVLRQQLFGAPFRELPQPSSLTGSMSAAHQLQAMQQAQSAELQIQRLALEQQWIHHHHHHSLTQDEYYSHLKKESDKTL; encoded by the exons atgGACACCCTCCGAATGCTCCTTACCCTCCTCcgccacctcctccccctctccccctccccaaacCTCCCTTACTCAGCCCCAACCCCCTCCGGCCTGGGACCCAATCACGTTCGTCCGGCAAATTATTCTTCCTCCAATCAGACTCTTGCAacacccctctctcctttactaaGCCCCTCGACCAATCAGATGGGAGGGTTTCCTTCCTACCCGCCAGGCTCCTCCTCCGGGGCCAACATGTCACTTCCTGGTTCAGGTGTGTCACCTGGCTGCCGGCCCTCACCCTTCCACAGCACTTTGAACAGCCACGCCCCCTTCAGCGGCCCCTACCACTCCAATGGGAACAGTGGGAACAACCTGGTCCCGACTAACAGcaatagtaacagtagcagtggcagcagccataccaactctctctctcagtccctctcacCTCAAAACGCCTCAAAAGGACCCCCACCTCTTAGTAACCCCGGCAACAACAATGGCACTTCGGGCCCTGGCTGTAGCTCCTCACTTCCTAGAGATGGGCATTCTGATTCGTCCACAGGTCCACCTCCCCCACCTGTCATCAAGGAGGAAccaatagaggagagggaggagagtgaaagCCCACCTCCTGTTTTGAGAAGCCCCTCCCCTGAGCCCAAGCCGGTGGACATTCCGATCCACGCCAGCCAATCAGCACG GTTCCACAGGGTTCTAGATCGGGGCAGTGGAAACTCCTGCGCCCGCAGCGACGTTCTCTTCGTCCCTCTGGATGGCTCCAAACTGTGGAAGAAGAGGAACGAGGTGATCGAGAGAGCCCGGAGAGAGGTGGAGCAGAGGGCCAGAGACctgagggagaaagagcgggaaCGAGAGAGGGAGCGGGACCTGGAGAGGCATCTACAA CAACAGAAGGACAATAACAATGCAAATATACAACGCCAGGgatcctctctcttcttcccctcctcctccatcctcctcgaCCCTAACTCCTCTTCTTCAAACCCTGGGTCTCACCCTCAACCTCACCCCCAGCAGCACCACTCCCACCCTCACCCCCACGCTCACCTCCACCACTcccacctccacccctctctctctcaacacatcCCACACTCCCTCCTCATGCAGTCAATGGGGGGTTCAACGGTGGTTGGCCCACAGGGGGCTCTGGGGATCGGGTTAGGAGGGCCGTACCTGGGCCCTGACACCCCCGCACTGCGGACCCTGAGCGAGTACGCCCGGCCCCACGCCATGTCCCCCCTCGGGGCTAGTCGCCAACACCAACACCCACATGTCCACCATCATGGCCACCCTCATGGCCACCCCCATGTCCacccctccttcttcctcccccAGTTCCAGAACCATGCTCTGGCCCACCCACATCACATGCCTGCTGATGCAGCCACAGCGGCAGCCATCTTGGGTTTCCTCTATGGgggcagtatggagggagggccAGGGGGGCATGGAGGAGGACATGGGGGGATGGGGGGTGCAGGGTTAGGGGGGATGGGGTTTCCCCATGCAGTGGCAGCCCACCGTGAGCGCATGAAGCCGGGGTTTGAGTTTAAGAGTGAGGACAGGGTGTACCAGCCGGGCTCCTTGGGAGATCCTACGGCTCTCGCCCTCGCCCACTCCCACTCGCATGCCCACGCACATGCACATGCTCACTCCCTACTgctggggggagggggtggaggtgagGTGGCCATTTATGGCACCCCCCCTCCCCaggctcctccaccccctccaccacccctccagAACCCAGCGTTAGCCCCAGTGAGTCGCCTCCCTAACCCTCCTCCCGCCCCTCAGTCCCTCTCCAACCCTCCCGccttctccctgcttcctccctcgctcccctctcACCCTGCACCTGCACCAGCCCCTCCACCCCCAGTCCCCGTAGCTGCACCTCTGCCCGCTCCTCCAccaccctcctctaaccctgtttcatccctccatcaccccGCACCACACTCCTTTCCCAGCTCCCTCCCCCCATCTCACCCCCCACCTGCCCCGGCCCCGGTGACCGCCCCTCCCGAGACCTACCCCCCTCTCACTCGCTCCCCCACcacatctgagagagagaggagtggagagagggagagagaaagagagcgagacagagcgggGCTGCCAGCCGGTGGAGAGAggggacgagagagggagagggagcgagagagagaaagagaaagagggggaagcaATGGAAGTGGAGGAAGTggtggaagtggaggaggaggaacaggaggagagattCCGGGGCGTCTTCAGATGTTGAACGTCACGCCTCATCATCACCAGCACTCACACATCCACTCCCACCTGCACCTGCACCAGCAAGACACAG CGGCGGGCGGGGTGCACCCCCTGATGGACCCGTTGGCGTCGGGGTCTCCCCTGGCCCGCCTGCCCTACCCAGGGGCAGCGCTGGGCACCCCCATCCTGGCACACCCCCTCACTGAAAGCGAGGTGCTACGACAACAACTCTTCG
- the LOC121841332 gene encoding arginine-glutamic acid dipeptide repeats protein-like isoform X2: MDTLRMLLTLLRHLLPLSPSPNLPYSAPTPSGLGPNHVRPANYSSSNQTLATPLSPLLSPSTNQMGGFPSYPPGSSSGANMSLPGSGVSPGCRPSPFHSTLNSHAPFSGPYHSNGNSGNNLVPTNSNSNSSSGSSHTNSLSQSLSPQNASKGPPPLSNPGNNNGTSGPGCSSSLPRDGHSDSSTGPPPPPVIKEEPIEEREESESPPPVLRSPSPEPKPVDIPIHASQSARFHRVLDRGSGNSCARSDVLFVPLDGSKLWKKRNEVIERARREVEQRARDLREKERERERERDLERHLQQQKDNNNANIQRQGSSLFFPSSSILLDPNSSSSNPGSHPQPHPQQHHSHPHPHAHLHHSHLHPSLSQHIPHSLLMQSMGGSTVVGPQGALGIGLGGPYLGPDTPALRTLSEYARPHAMSPLGASRQHQHPHVHHHGHPHGHPHVHPSFFLPQFQNHALAHPHHMPADAATAAAILGFLYGGSMEGGPGGHGGGHGGMGGAGLGGMGFPHAVAAHRERMKPGFEFKSEDRVYQPGSLGDPTALALAHSHSHAHAHAHAHSLLLGGGGGGEVAIYGTPPPQAPPPPPPPLQNPALAPVSRLPNPPPAPQSLSNPPAFSLLPPSLPSHPAPAPAPPPPVPVAAPLPAPPPPSSNPVSSLHHPAPHSFPSSLPPSHPPPAPAPVTAPPETYPPLTRSPTTSERERSGERERERERDRAGLPAGGERGRERERERERERERGGSNGSGGSGGSGGGGTGGEIPGRLQMLNVTPHHHQHSHIHSHLHLHQQDTALAPSGGRGAPPDGPVGVGVSPGPPALPRGSAGHPHPGTPPH; this comes from the exons atgGACACCCTCCGAATGCTCCTTACCCTCCTCcgccacctcctccccctctccccctccccaaacCTCCCTTACTCAGCCCCAACCCCCTCCGGCCTGGGACCCAATCACGTTCGTCCGGCAAATTATTCTTCCTCCAATCAGACTCTTGCAacacccctctctcctttactaaGCCCCTCGACCAATCAGATGGGAGGGTTTCCTTCCTACCCGCCAGGCTCCTCCTCCGGGGCCAACATGTCACTTCCTGGTTCAGGTGTGTCACCTGGCTGCCGGCCCTCACCCTTCCACAGCACTTTGAACAGCCACGCCCCCTTCAGCGGCCCCTACCACTCCAATGGGAACAGTGGGAACAACCTGGTCCCGACTAACAGcaatagtaacagtagcagtggcagcagccataccaactctctctctcagtccctctcacCTCAAAACGCCTCAAAAGGACCCCCACCTCTTAGTAACCCCGGCAACAACAATGGCACTTCGGGCCCTGGCTGTAGCTCCTCACTTCCTAGAGATGGGCATTCTGATTCGTCCACAGGTCCACCTCCCCCACCTGTCATCAAGGAGGAAccaatagaggagagggaggagagtgaaagCCCACCTCCTGTTTTGAGAAGCCCCTCCCCTGAGCCCAAGCCGGTGGACATTCCGATCCACGCCAGCCAATCAGCACG GTTCCACAGGGTTCTAGATCGGGGCAGTGGAAACTCCTGCGCCCGCAGCGACGTTCTCTTCGTCCCTCTGGATGGCTCCAAACTGTGGAAGAAGAGGAACGAGGTGATCGAGAGAGCCCGGAGAGAGGTGGAGCAGAGGGCCAGAGACctgagggagaaagagcgggaaCGAGAGAGGGAGCGGGACCTGGAGAGGCATCTACAA CAACAGAAGGACAATAACAATGCAAATATACAACGCCAGGgatcctctctcttcttcccctcctcctccatcctcctcgaCCCTAACTCCTCTTCTTCAAACCCTGGGTCTCACCCTCAACCTCACCCCCAGCAGCACCACTCCCACCCTCACCCCCACGCTCACCTCCACCACTcccacctccacccctctctctctcaacacatcCCACACTCCCTCCTCATGCAGTCAATGGGGGGTTCAACGGTGGTTGGCCCACAGGGGGCTCTGGGGATCGGGTTAGGAGGGCCGTACCTGGGCCCTGACACCCCCGCACTGCGGACCCTGAGCGAGTACGCCCGGCCCCACGCCATGTCCCCCCTCGGGGCTAGTCGCCAACACCAACACCCACATGTCCACCATCATGGCCACCCTCATGGCCACCCCCATGTCCacccctccttcttcctcccccAGTTCCAGAACCATGCTCTGGCCCACCCACATCACATGCCTGCTGATGCAGCCACAGCGGCAGCCATCTTGGGTTTCCTCTATGGgggcagtatggagggagggccAGGGGGGCATGGAGGAGGACATGGGGGGATGGGGGGTGCAGGGTTAGGGGGGATGGGGTTTCCCCATGCAGTGGCAGCCCACCGTGAGCGCATGAAGCCGGGGTTTGAGTTTAAGAGTGAGGACAGGGTGTACCAGCCGGGCTCCTTGGGAGATCCTACGGCTCTCGCCCTCGCCCACTCCCACTCGCATGCCCACGCACATGCACATGCTCACTCCCTACTgctggggggagggggtggaggtgagGTGGCCATTTATGGCACCCCCCCTCCCCaggctcctccaccccctccaccacccctccagAACCCAGCGTTAGCCCCAGTGAGTCGCCTCCCTAACCCTCCTCCCGCCCCTCAGTCCCTCTCCAACCCTCCCGccttctccctgcttcctccctcgctcccctctcACCCTGCACCTGCACCAGCCCCTCCACCCCCAGTCCCCGTAGCTGCACCTCTGCCCGCTCCTCCAccaccctcctctaaccctgtttcatccctccatcaccccGCACCACACTCCTTTCCCAGCTCCCTCCCCCCATCTCACCCCCCACCTGCCCCGGCCCCGGTGACCGCCCCTCCCGAGACCTACCCCCCTCTCACTCGCTCCCCCACcacatctgagagagagaggagtggagagagggagagagaaagagagcgagacagagcgggGCTGCCAGCCGGTGGAGAGAggggacgagagagggagagggagcgagagagagaaagagaaagagggggaagcaATGGAAGTGGAGGAAGTggtggaagtggaggaggaggaacaggaggagagattCCGGGGCGTCTTCAGATGTTGAACGTCACGCCTCATCATCACCAGCACTCACACATCCACTCCCACCTGCACCTGCACCAGCAAGACACAG CATTGGCCCCTAGCGGCGGGCGGGGTGCACCCCCTGATGGACCCGTTGGCGTCGGGGTCTCCCCTGGCCCGCCTGCCCTACCCAGGGGCAGCGCTGGGCACCCCCATCCTGGCACACCCCCTCACTGA